GATAGAAATCTTACATTTTTTGAAAAGGAAAGAAGAGCCTTTCATATTCATCTTGAGCGAAACGGTCTGTCATTCCTGCAATGTAATCACATATTACCCTCTCTTTTCCAAAATCCGGGATAGCTTTTTGGAACTGAGGAGGTAGTTGGCATGGTTCTTTTATGTAAATTGAGAAAAGGGCCTCAATTATCCTTTTTGATTTCTCTTGCATTTTAACCACTTTATAATGGGTGTATAAGTTTTGCATCAAAAAATTTTTCAACTCAATATTCAATTTCTCCAAATCTTGGGAAAACTTAACAATGGGCGAAGTTGAATATACGTCTTTTAATGAGTTTATTTTCTTCTCTTTAATATTTTTAAGAGTCGTCTCAATCACATCTTTAACTTCAATTTTAATGAAATTTCTTATAGCCATATAAATTCTTTTTTGAGTTTCAAGTTTGGGATCAGTTTCCTCAAAGATGTTCCGCCAGATTTGGACTTCCTTTAATTGATCTAAGTTTATATAATTAGACTTTAATCCATCATCAAGATCATGAGCATTATACGCGATTTCATCTGCAATATTTACAATTTGAGCTTCAAGGGATGGAGCTTTATTCTGAGAAAATTCGCCTCCCTTATGAATAGGAGAGTCATATTCGGTTTCATGTCTAATTATTCCTTCTCTTGTCTCATAACAAAGATTCAACCCTCTAAAATTGGGATATTTATTTTCTAAGACATCCACAACTCTTAGCCCTTGTTTGTTGTGTTCAAAACCTCCAAAATCTTTCATAAGCTCATCGAGTTTTGCTTCCCCAGCATGACCAAAAGGTGTATGTCCTATATCATGAGCAAGACTAATAGCCTCTGTTAAAGTCTCATTAAGGCGAAGAGCTTTTGCTATTGTTCGAGCAATTTGTTGAACTTCAAGAGCATGAGTTAATCTTGTTCTGTAATAATCCCCTTCGTGATTTACAAAAACTTGTGTTTTATACTCAAGCCTTCTAAATGCTGTAGAATGAATTATTCTATCTCTATCTCTCATAAAATGAGTCCTATAAGTAGGAGGATCTTCAGGATGAACTCTCCCTTTTGTGTCCTTAGAAAGAACTGCATAAGGAGCAAGTTCCTTTTCTTCAATTTCCTCAAGATGTTCTCTTACGTTTTTCATCATATAAAGAAGATTCTGTAAGAATTAAAGGGCCTTTTTCTGTCACTAAGATTGTATGTTCAAAATGGACAGAGGGGCTACCATCTTCTGTCACAACTGTCCAACCATCTTCTAAGATTCTAACCTTAGAAGTTCCAGCATTTATCATAGGCTCTACAGCTATTGTCATTCCTTTCTTTAATTTCGGACCAATACCTTTTTCTCCAAAATTAGGAATTGGAGGATCCTCATGAAGTTCCACCCCAACTCCATGCCCAACAAAATCTCTCACAACATTAAAACCTGCTTTCTCAGCAGTTTCTTGAATCGCCCAAGATATATCTCCAACTCTATTTTCC
This window of the candidate division WOR-3 bacterium genome carries:
- a CDS encoding deoxyguanosinetriphosphate triphosphohydrolase, translated to MMKNVREHLEEIEEKELAPYAVLSKDTKGRVHPEDPPTYRTHFMRDRDRIIHSTAFRRLEYKTQVFVNHEGDYYRTRLTHALEVQQIARTIAKALRLNETLTEAISLAHDIGHTPFGHAGEAKLDELMKDFGGFEHNKQGLRVVDVLENKYPNFRGLNLCYETREGIIRHETEYDSPIHKGGEFSQNKAPSLEAQIVNIADEIAYNAHDLDDGLKSNYINLDQLKEVQIWRNIFEETDPKLETQKRIYMAIRNFIKIEVKDVIETTLKNIKEKKINSLKDVYSTSPIVKFSQDLEKLNIELKNFLMQNLYTHYKVVKMQEKSKRIIEALFSIYIKEPCQLPPQFQKAIPDFGKERVICDYIAGMTDRFAQDEYERLFFPFQKM